The Alphaproteobacteria bacterium sequence CTGCCGCGATCCCGGTTCGGCGTTACTTGCCGGCCGCTTCCTTCGCCGCCAGGATTTTCGGCGGCGACATCGGCAGGCTGGTCATGCGCACGCCGATCGCGTTGTGGATGGCGTTCGCCACCGCGGCCATCGGCGGCACGATCGGCACCTCGCCGACGCCCTTGGCGCCGAACGGATGCCGCGGGTTCGGCACTTCCACCAGAACGGTGTCGATCTGCGGCAGGTCGCTGGCGACCGGCACGCGGTAATCGAGGAAGCCGGGGTTATCGAGGCGGCCGTCCTTGGTATAGACGTATTCCTCGTTCAGCGCCCAGCCGATGCCCTGCACGGCACCGCCCTGGATCTGCCCTTCCACATAGGCCGGGTGGATCGCCCGGCCCACGTCCTGGGACGCGGTGTAGCGCAGCACGGTGACATGGCCGGTTTCCGGATCGACCTCCACATCGACGACATGGGTGCCGAAGCCGGGGCCGGCGCCCTGGGCGTTGACCGCGCCCTTGGCCGTGATCGGACCACCGGTGCGCGCCGCCTTGCCTGCGATGTCGGCCAGGGTCAGCGGCTCGAACTTGCCGGCGTTGTCACCGGCCGGATAGGCCGCGCCGTCGCGCCATTCCACCGCCTCTTCGTCGATCTCCCAGATCTTGGCCGCACGGCCGCGCAACTGCTTCACCACCTCGTTGGTCGCCTCGCAGACCGCCATGCCGGTGGCGAAGGTCACGCGGCTGCCGCCGGTGACGAAGGTGAAGCCCACCGACGCGGTGTCGCCGACGATCGGGCGGATATGCTGCACGTCGATGCCGAGGATTTCCGCCGCCATCATCGCCATGGAGGCGCGGGAGCCGCCGATATCCGGGCTGCCGGAGACCAGCACCAGCGTGCCGTCCTCGTTCACCGCCAGCGAGGCCGAGCTTTCGCCGCCGATATTGAACCAGAAGCCGGAGGCAACGCCGCGGCCCTGGTTCGGGCCCAGCTTGGCCTTCAGGTTCGGGTGATCCTTCAGCACTTCCAGCGTCTCGACATAGCCGATGTTCTGGAAGGTCGGGCCGTAGAGCGCCTTGGTGCCGTCCTTGGCCGCGTTCTTCAGGCGGATGGCGATCGGGTCGATGCCCAGTTCGCCGGCCAGCTCATCCAGCGCGCTTTCGGTCGCAAACGTGGAGATCGGCGCGCCCGGCGCGCGGTAGGCCGCGACCTTCGGACGGTTCGAGACCACATCCACGCCGACGGTGCGGGCGTTGGGAATGTCGTACATGGCAAAGCAGCACATCGCCGCCGGGCCCATGGGCGAGCCCGGATAGGCGCCGGCCTGCAGGATGATTTCCGCTTCCGCCGCGGTGATGGTGCCGTCCTTCTTGGCGCCCATCTTCACCTTCACGGTGCCGCCGGAGGTCGGGCCGGTGCCGCGGAACACGTCCACCCGGTCCATGACCATGCGCACCGGCCGGCCGGCCTTGCGCGACAGGGCCAGGGCCAGCGGCTCCAGATAGACCAGGGTCTTGCCGCCGAAGCCGCCGCCGATTTCCGCCGGGATGACGCGGACGTCGGAAATGTCGATGCCCAAGAGCTTGGCGCAATAGGCGCGCACCATGAACTGCCCCTGGCTGGAGCAGATCACCAGGCACTGGCCGTCGGCGTTGTACGAGGCGACGCAGGCGTGCGGCTCGATATAGGCCTGGTGCACCGGCGCGGTCTTGTAGGTGCGCTCGACGATCTTGTCGGCCGCGGCGAAGCCGGCGGCCAGATCGCCCTTGGCGAACTCCATGCGCTTGGCGACGTTCGACGGCTTGGTCGGCTTCGGATCGACGCCGGCGGTGAAGATGTCGTCGTGCAGCACCGGCGCGCCGTCGGCCATCGCCTCGATCTCGTCGATGACGTGCGGCAGCACCTCGTACTCGACCTCGATCGCCTCGGCCGCGGCCAGGGCGATGCTGTTGGAGGTCGCGGCGACGGCGGCCACCACATGGCCGTCATACAGCACCTTGTCGCGCGCCAGCAGGTTGCACGACAGGTCGCGGAAATTCATCGGGCCTTCGCCGACGAACGCTTCTTCCGAGGCGATGTCCGGCAGGTCGGCCGCGGTGACCACCGCGCGCACGCCCTTCATGGCTTCCGCCTTGGAGGTGTCGATGCGCTTGATGCGGGCGTGGGCGTGCGGCGAGCGCACGGTGGCGCCGAAGATCATGCCCGGCATCGACGCATCGGCGCCGAACTGGGCCCGGCCCACCACCTTGTCCACCCCGTCGGGGCGGACGGGGCGGGTGCCGACGACCTTCAGTGCGTCTTTCAGCGGTATATCGTTCATTTAAGCAGACTCCCCTCGCAGCTCAGCGGCGGCCGCATGGACGGCTTCCAGGATCTTGTCATACCCGGTGCACCGGCAAAGATTGCCGGCGAGCCAGTAGCGCGCTTCCTCGTCCGTCGGGTTGGGATTGGCGTCCAACAACGCCTTGGTCGCAACGATCAGACCCGGCGTGCAGAACCCGCACTGCAGCGCCGCGTGCTTCAGGAACTGGCTTTGCACCGGGTGCAGATGGTCGCCCGTGGCAATGCCTTCGATCGTCGTGACGCTCTTGCCTTCAGCCTCCGAGCCCAGCATCAGGCACGAGCAGACCAGACGGCCGTCGACCAGCACGCTGCACGCGCCGCAGTCGCCGGAGCCGCAGCCTTCCTTGCTGCCGGTCAGGCCCAGATCGTTGCGGAGCACGTCCAGCATGGTCTGGCTGGTTTCGCAGAGGAACTCGGTCTCTTCACCGTTCACGGTGCAGGTGACATGGGTTTTGGACATAACTTTCAGATTCCCCGTTGGGTATCGTTAGCGCGCGGCGGCGCGTTCGAAGGCGATCGCCGCGGCCCGGCGCGCGAGCACGCCGGCGACCTTGATACGGTACTCCTTGGTGCCGCGCTTGTCGCTGATCGGGTTGCAGGCGGCCTGGGCGGCGGCATCCAGCTTGGCGAGCGTCGCATCGTCCAGCTTGTTGCCGATCAGGGCCTTGGCCGCATCCGCCACCACCACCACCGTCGGCGCCACCGCGCCCAGCACGACCTTGGCCGCGGTGCAGACGCCGTTCGCGTCCAGCGTCACGCAGACGCCGGCGCCGACCACGGCAATGTCCATCTCGGTGCGCGGGATGAAGCGCAGATAGGCGTCGCCGGTCTTGCCCTCGCATTTCGGGATGATGAATTCGTAGATGAACTCATCCGGCGCCAGAGTGGTCTTGCCCGGGCCGGCCGGCACTTCTTCCGCCGGAACGGTGCGCTTGCCGTTCTTGCCGACGATCACGGCCTTGCCGCCGGCGGCCACCAGGCCCGGCACGCTGTCCGCTGCCGGCGAGGCGTTGCAGAGATTGCCGGCGAACGAGGCCCGGCCCTGCACCTGGGTCGAGCCGATCAGGTCCAGCGCTTCGGTCACGCCCGGCCAGGCGGCGCAGAGGGCCGCATGCTCGGTCACCATCGCGCCCGGCGTCGCCGCGCCGACATGCCAGCCGTCCGCTTCCTCGCGGATGCCGATCGTGCCTTCGATCTTCTTGATGTCGACGATCAGGTCCGGGCGCGTCCGGCCCGAGCGCATTTGAATGATCAAGTCGGTGCCGCCGGAAAGCACCCGGGCAGCGCCGGATGCGTTGGCGAGCAACCCAACGGCTTCGTCCACCGTCTTGGGGGCGGCATAAGTGGGCGAGTACATCGTCACTCCCTGGTCTCAAAAAGGGCTAGCGGGCAGGGGCCGTCCGCGGACGGACCACACCCACGAAAAAGGTACATCCGACTTTCGCCCATAGCGACCAAAACTGCAAGTCCCTGGGCGGCCCGTCGCCATGGCCGTTTCGCGCCACGGAAGCCCGCCGTTGCCGAACCGCGGCCGGCGTCCTACCGTAACGCGCCCGAAGCCACGAAAGACACAAGCGCCATGGCGAGCGAACCCCAACCGATGCAGCCGTTCCGCGGTCTGCGCGTCGTCGACCTGAGCCAGGGTCTGGCCGGCCCGTTCTGCGCCATGCTGCTGGGCCATTACGGCGCCGACGTGGTCAAGGTGGAGCCGCCGGAAGGCGACTGGTCGCGCACGCTCGGCGCCGGCCAGGGCGACCGCACCGCCGCCTTCGCCACCTGCAACCGCGGCAAGCGCGCCATCACCGTCGACCTGAAACAGGCGGAGGGCCGCGCGGTGATCCTGCGGCTCGCCCAAGGCTCTGACGTGTTCCTGGAGAGCAACCGCCAGGGCGTGGCCGACCGGCTCGGCATCGGCTACGAGGCCATCCGGGCGGTGGCGCCGGACGTGGTCTATGGCTCGATCACCGGCTTCGGCCAGGCCGGCCCCTATGCGGACCGACCCGCCACCGACGCCATTCTCCAGGCCTTCACCGGCCTGATGAGCCGCAACCGCGGCCCCGACGGCGAGCCCAGGCGCATCGGCTTTCCGGTGCCGGACTACACCACCGGCCTGATGGCCTATCAGAACGTCTCGACCGCGCTCTATGCCAAGGCGGTGGGGCAGGGCGGGCGGCATCTGGACATCAGCCTGATGCGCTCGATGCTGTTCTACCAGCAGCACGGCCTGGTGCAGGAGGCGGTCGAGCCCGGCTCGTCGCGGGCGCCGGTGACGCAGACGCCGCTGCCGCCGACCGGCACCTTCCAGACCGCGGACGGCCCGATCAACATCTCCATCGTGCGCGAGAAATTCTTCCAGGCGCTCTGCCGCGTGCTGGATCGGCCGGCGCTGGCCGAAGACCCGCGCTTCGCCACGCTCGCCGCCCGACGCGAGCACGACGCCCTGCTGCACACCCTGATCGCCGACGCCATGGCCGGCCGCGGCCGCGACGAACTCTGCGCGGCGCTGTCCGCCGCCGACGTGCCGCACGCACCGGTGCACGACTATGCGAGCGTGGTGCGCGACGCCCATGTGGAGGCGACCGGCACCCTCGCCTGGCTGGAGGATCCGGGCCTGGGGCCGCTGCCGCTGGTGAACCTGCCCGGCACCGCGCCGCTCGTCCCCGGCGACCCGCGCGGCACCGCCCCCGACAAGGGCGAGCACACGGACGCGGTGCTGGCCGAATGCGGCTACGACGCCAGCGCCATCAGGGCGCTGCGGGCCGCAAACGCCGTCGCCTGAGGCCGTCCGGAGAAAGACCGCCCGACGGTTGAATGTTCCCCGGACTGAATGTTCCCCGGACGGTGCGGAGCACCGATCCGGGGCCGGTCGCATCCTGCGAACACAGGTGGAAGCAGTGTTCGATTGCCGACGCCGATCCCGACCCACCGCTTCGCGGCGGCCGGGAAACGACCGACCCGCCGCCCGCCGCTCAGCCCGCCGCGGCGACCGCGCGCCGGGTCATCACCCCGATCAGGTGCGCCCGGTAGTCCGCGTCGGCGTGCAGGTCGCTGTTCAGGTCGGCCGCGGCCACCGCGCCGTCCGCCACCGCGTCGGCGGCGAAATTCGCCGCCAGCGCCTCCTCATAGGCCGGCACCCGGAACACGCCGCCGCTGCCCGCACCGGTCACCGCCACGCGCACGCCGCCCGCGGTCTTGGCGACGAACACGCCGACCATGGCATAGCGGCTCGCCGGGTTCGGGAACTTGACGTAAGCCGCTTTCTCCGGCTGCGGGAAGCGCACGGCGGTGATGATCTCGCCCGGCTGCAACGCGGTCTCGAACAGGCCGGTGAAGAAGTCGTCCGCCGCGATCTCGCGCCGGTCGGTCACCACCGTGGCGCCGAGCCCCAGCACCGCCGCCGGATAATCCGCCGCCGGGTCGTTGT is a genomic window containing:
- a CDS encoding (2Fe-2S)-binding protein — translated: MSKTHVTCTVNGEETEFLCETSQTMLDVLRNDLGLTGSKEGCGSGDCGACSVLVDGRLVCSCLMLGSEAEGKSVTTIEGIATGDHLHPVQSQFLKHAALQCGFCTPGLIVATKALLDANPNPTDEEARYWLAGNLCRCTGYDKILEAVHAAAAELRGESA
- a CDS encoding xanthine dehydrogenase family protein molybdopterin-binding subunit, which produces MNDIPLKDALKVVGTRPVRPDGVDKVVGRAQFGADASMPGMIFGATVRSPHAHARIKRIDTSKAEAMKGVRAVVTAADLPDIASEEAFVGEGPMNFRDLSCNLLARDKVLYDGHVVAAVAATSNSIALAAAEAIEVEYEVLPHVIDEIEAMADGAPVLHDDIFTAGVDPKPTKPSNVAKRMEFAKGDLAAGFAAADKIVERTYKTAPVHQAYIEPHACVASYNADGQCLVICSSQGQFMVRAYCAKLLGIDISDVRVIPAEIGGGFGGKTLVYLEPLALALSRKAGRPVRMVMDRVDVFRGTGPTSGGTVKVKMGAKKDGTITAAEAEIILQAGAYPGSPMGPAAMCCFAMYDIPNARTVGVDVVSNRPKVAAYRAPGAPISTFATESALDELAGELGIDPIAIRLKNAAKDGTKALYGPTFQNIGYVETLEVLKDHPNLKAKLGPNQGRGVASGFWFNIGGESSASLAVNEDGTLVLVSGSPDIGGSRASMAMMAAEILGIDVQHIRPIVGDTASVGFTFVTGGSRVTFATGMAVCEATNEVVKQLRGRAAKIWEIDEEAVEWRDGAAYPAGDNAGKFEPLTLADIAGKAARTGGPITAKGAVNAQGAGPGFGTHVVDVEVDPETGHVTVLRYTASQDVGRAIHPAYVEGQIQGGAVQGIGWALNEEYVYTKDGRLDNPGFLDYRVPVASDLPQIDTVLVEVPNPRHPFGAKGVGEVPIVPPMAAVANAIHNAIGVRMTSLPMSPPKILAAKEAAGK
- a CDS encoding xanthine dehydrogenase family protein subunit M; its protein translation is MYSPTYAAPKTVDEAVGLLANASGAARVLSGGTDLIIQMRSGRTRPDLIVDIKKIEGTIGIREEADGWHVGAATPGAMVTEHAALCAAWPGVTEALDLIGSTQVQGRASFAGNLCNASPAADSVPGLVAAGGKAVIVGKNGKRTVPAEEVPAGPGKTTLAPDEFIYEFIIPKCEGKTGDAYLRFIPRTEMDIAVVGAGVCVTLDANGVCTAAKVVLGAVAPTVVVVADAAKALIGNKLDDATLAKLDAAAQAACNPISDKRGTKEYRIKVAGVLARRAAAIAFERAAAR
- a CDS encoding CoA transferase, whose translation is MASEPQPMQPFRGLRVVDLSQGLAGPFCAMLLGHYGADVVKVEPPEGDWSRTLGAGQGDRTAAFATCNRGKRAITVDLKQAEGRAVILRLAQGSDVFLESNRQGVADRLGIGYEAIRAVAPDVVYGSITGFGQAGPYADRPATDAILQAFTGLMSRNRGPDGEPRRIGFPVPDYTTGLMAYQNVSTALYAKAVGQGGRHLDISLMRSMLFYQQHGLVQEAVEPGSSRAPVTQTPLPPTGTFQTADGPINISIVREKFFQALCRVLDRPALAEDPRFATLAARREHDALLHTLIADAMAGRGRDELCAALSAADVPHAPVHDYASVVRDAHVEATGTLAWLEDPGLGPLPLVNLPGTAPLVPGDPRGTAPDKGEHTDAVLAECGYDASAIRALRAANAVA
- a CDS encoding xanthine dehydrogenase family protein subunit M, encoding MYAFNYVKPASLADAAAALSGAEDGAFLAGGQTLLPTLKQRLASPSDLVDLGGIAELQGIRLEGRDVVVGAMTRHAAVAASAEIKGNIPALAALAGGIGDQAVRNRGTIGGSVANNDPAADYPAAVLGLGATVVTDRREIAADDFFTGLFETALQPGEIITAVRFPQPEKAAYVKFPNPASRYAMVGVFVAKTAGGVRVAVTGAGSGGVFRVPAYEEALAANFAADAVADGAVAAADLNSDLHADADYRAHLIGVMTRRAVAAAG